GCTGagaaaagttttttaaaaatggagtcGCTGGGATCACTGAGACATTTATCATCCTTGACACGTCATTGTTGGCCAGTGGAACTGCAACATGGATACTCGCTGTCTGTCGTCATGAAATCACTGTCGCAAAAAGACGTATTTGAGCCGTAACACTTCACACAAGGTAAGCTTCTCATGTCACTGTTATATATCTGACATACAGCAGGACAGTCTGTATGCAAACAGACTGTCTGTTGAAATGTTATGACCACAGATTCaccaaaacagtaaaagaaaatgtgaaaatgaatttCTGGTTTGCACAAAAGAGCAAACTGAGAGAAAGatgacagctgcagctgaatgTTAGAAGATGCTTCTGCTCTGATGGCTTTCAAAGTGACATCTGTACTTTCCTTTTGTACTTGTCTTCAACTCTCTGTTGTAAAAGCTGCCATTAAGTTTTGGGATCCCTCCAGCTCTGACTGCTCAAAGAAAATCtatgttttgtcactttgtgttggaTTTACTATAAAAACAAGCTGCCAAATAGGTGAAGGAAGATCACTCATGTCTGTGTAAATGTCAATTTATGGTGAAAATATGCAGCACCTGAACATTTCTACTGAGCATTTCTTTTCCTGCCCTGACGGCTCTCATTGacatcatgatttaaaaaagagtCAACACATGGCAACATATGGCAGCTAATCCAGCACTGGTGGATTATAATCGGCTATATTTACATCTTCGTATAGAAAAGGAGAGACATGCTTGctgtacatttttaatcattgaTAGATTTTGAgataaatgaacacatgaaacaaacagacatgtcatctttctgttgtgttttctacattatttttcaccatttgaggTTTAACTGGTGTTTGTTTAATGTCATTGTCTTCTTCTGTGATGGTTTAATGTTTTTCTGACTGTGGAAACCCTCCGCTCATCTCCAGGAACCACTTCCTAATAATCACATAATGGTAATGCAGGGAAACATTTCTTTTGCAGATTCTCTTgaaatttggctttttttttatacatttggacAAACTTGGCTGATGTTAGCAGAAAGCAGTGTTGCTCACATCAAGGCATCATGAAAGGTTCTTACAACTTtgttgtgcagtgtgtgtgtgtgtgtgtgatgagaaaatatgactgtaaatgaaaacaacagtgtACTTAAGTTAGAAGGCATCTGTCTGAAATAGGAATGTAAACAGTATCAGGTGAGCTGTGGGAAGCCTCTGCCAAACGCCTTTTTGCATGTAGGTGAGAGATGGTTGTCTGGAAACAGCTTCAGTAAAGGCTGTCAGAACCTTTCAGGAATAAAAATCTCATTTTATACCTCCAGCATGCACAGCCCCATTCTTTAATTATTATTGGCAACTACAGCATGCActcacataaaaaacaaataataataatctgtttGAGTGTACTGTGACACTATATTGTGACAAGTAGCTGAAAGAACGGATGAATTGGACTTTCAAACTGAGCTGAACGCAGTGTAAGGCTTTGGACTGGACTGagttattttgctgtttgtggtaaaaatgaaagaaaaagacaaaacattgctCACATTACATAAAAGACTACTTCTATCACAGTTTACGAGCTGAGGTACTTCATAAGGCTTCATTATCTCCTTCAAGAAACTAGTAAAACGAGAAAGACTTTTCCAAcaagcattaaaaatgtttttgaccaGTAATCTACAATCTTTATATTaaccctctcctcttcttcctcagtcCAAAGTGGTGCATTTGGATGTCAAACCCCAATATGCTACATCCGCCCTTTGTCCAGTTGGGTGTGAATGCAGAGGTGTTTCCTCTCTGATCACAGACAATACGCAGCCATGCAGTGTGGTCTGTTTAAATAAttctgtttaaatattcaagAATGTCCTCCAAGGCATTTCACTCCTGGAACAGTTGGAAATTGTCCAATTATCCATGTTGTCAAACTTTGTCTGCTAAGATCCTTAATAGCCAAACCAGTCACATGACTGTAAGGATGTCAGCTGGTCTGTCGATTAGTTGgtccaacactttggtccaTCGACTGGATGGGTTTGCATTGagtttggtacagacattcatggtcgACTGTGGCTGAATCCTGAGGACTTTGACGATCCCCTGATTTAATATAcagcgccaccagcaggtcagaATTTCCCCTTTAATGATTGAACCCTTGTCAGCTACAGCTTCACTCTGGGATTAatgatgatgacatcagcaTGCAGTGCAGCTGTGCAGATGCTGACAACCTACAGCTTGAAGTACTGAAGGTAGAACCGAATCAGCAACAAAGATCTGAGCCTGGCGAGTGGTCAGTCTGATTTGTCCTAAACGGGTCAAAGTACAGAGGATAAACCTTTATGATTTACAAACTGACCTGTCCTCAGGCCAAGCTGTACAGGTTTTGCCCCAGTAGTGGTAAAGATCTAACAAAAGCAAAGTGTCTTAATTTTTCCGTTCACCCAACAGTGTTGTTTTCTGATGTATGAGCATCTTAATCTTCTGCTGCTCCCATGGCTACAGGCGATTTGTTTTCCATCTCATTCCCATTCTGGCTCGTTAATTTGCCATTTTGTGAAAGCTATCGCCCCAGGCATCTCCAGCCTCATAAATACATCTGATTTCAACCTGTCAGCCCTGAAGAGATCAGACCCAGTCAGTGTTCACTGGGCTGAGTAGTATAGTATACTCCAGGTAGAGGTCACTTCTTAACACTGAGGATGGACATCTGCAGACACTCCTCCTTTAGAGCCACCAGTTCTGTCTTGTAGCTGCTGGTCTTGTTTCCATCAGCGTAGACACAAGGCTGTTTCTTTGCTGACAGTGGTGTTTCCATAGTCACTGAACCAGCATTGAGTATGTCCACGTGTGATGGTGAGGCTGAGGAGCCCCGGTTACAAGCTGCTGATATTAGAGCTGAGAGAGCTCGGCCGACGTCGTGCCGAGCTCCCTCATTGACGAAACAGTACAAAATGGGGTCAGCGACACAATTGAGGCTGGTCAGCGCCAGTGATACGTGGTACGCTGCAAACAAGCTCTCCTCTGAGCCGCAGTCACATGGCTTCCTCAGAAACATGACACTCCGCACCAGGAGGAGGATGTGGTACGGTCCAAAGCAGAGCAAAACGATCAGGATCAGACTCAACGCCAGCCGCTGAATCTTGGCCTTTTCCTGACGCTCTGTTGAGACGTTACAGCGCACTGCTGCCAGGATCCCTCGGTAGGCAACAAGCATGGCTGTCCATGGAGCGAGGAACCCCAAAAATGTCCTGTAGAGGTTCATCCCTGCTACCCAGTCCTGCATGGGATACTTCTCAAAGCAGAAGGTGTGGTTGAACCGATCCTGGAAGAGCTCATCGtggaagagaggagcagagttGGCAATAATCTCAATGATCCACACCATGGCGCTGACCATGACAGCTGCAAGAGGttcaggagaggacagagaagaagaggagggagaaataTAAGCCTTTGTAAAAACTTTCATTCCTCTTGCCTGTGTGAGTATTGTTctctatttaaagaaaatggGGAGCTCTTGTGAATATGCTTTAGGGGTGATATATTATTTCAGAAGTGATCCCATCCTTACATACCTGTTTTGATTCGTCGAACCTTGGCGAAGCGCAGAGGATACGCCACAGCCAGGTACCTGTCCAGTGATATACAGCAGAGGAAGGCGATGCTGACGTAGATATTAGTGTAGAAGATGAAGCCGAACAGCTTGCAGCTCTCCTGACCGTGGATCCAGTTATCGTGGTGGAGGAAGTAGTCGATCCACAGAGGAAGAGTGATGATGTAGAGGAGGTCGGCTACTGACAGGTTGATCAGGTAGACGCCGAGCTCATTGCGTTGACGGACCTGGAGGAGAGAACGGAGAGGAGAAATGAAGGGAGGACAGGTTAGGGAGAGTTGAGAGTGTGTCATGTGTTGTttaacttctgttttttgtatAAAAGTCTGTTTGCTTTTCATGCAAATGAGAGAGAAACTAAAACACAAATGATGCACGTGTCTCCATCAGCTGCAAATCATTTGGCTTTCTGAATGTTAAAACAAATGCAACGTCTTTGGAGAACTGATCTGGTCTGAAGTGTGTTATTGTACTTCGGGGTCTCATACAAATGATCATATTCCAGAGAGGTGGACGGATATTTCGGAGGCAGCAGTTCAACTTTCATTCCTTTCATTAAGCTTTTGTAATTTGATTTGTCAGCGCTTGGATAGAAACCAAGCTACAAGGAGAAATCTCTGTTTCCCATGCTGTATTGATATTCCAATGTTAATATTTAGGCAGAACCGCCCTGGTAAATAAACTGCACGCCAAGTATATTCATGTTTTTGGATTCAGTTCAGGTGTTGTCGGTAATGAAGCTGATGGCTCTCAGCAATGACGTGCACTGAAGAGTAACCAGAATGCACCTCTGACACAGCACGCCATCGTTATTTGGAGTCACGGACTGTTTAGGATCGGAGATGTAGCGTCGATGCTGAGATGGAAGCAAAACAATAATCTAAAGTTGAACTGTCGATAATTTTTCATAATGTTTGTGCCTGAAAAAATATGAGATAGTGAACTCGcttgaatgaaaagtcaataaCAATTCGTCCTGCTGCTGCCAAAGCAAACTGACAGTCTGTGGGAAATGCTGGAAATGTTTGATGCTGTATGGGAAAATATCCCCAGTACTGTACAGCAGCGTCAGACATGTTACATGGAACATCTCTTATTACACAGtgtaaacataaacatgttaaCTATGACTCTGTAGTCACGGTAAGTAGTGACATCACGCATTACATGACTTCTGAAGTaattaacagaaaacaaaacactgttgttTAAAATACAGAGGATAGCCCACATGTCGAGGCTGTTCACTGACCATCCACAGCTACTCTCAGTGTTAACTTGCCTCACTCACAAAAAATAGAAATcgacaatcaaaatcaaatgtcGAAGTCTGAGTCTAACATCAGCAttgctgtcagtgctgaaaaaaatgtttacatcgAAAATTGAGTTGGATCGTGACCTTAAAATCAAGTCGTCAATCCTGTATTTGGCAAATTTGTCTCgtcatgtttgtgtatgtgtgtgttgtgtttgtgtgtgtgtgtgtctcctcacCTGCATGTAGGCAGCCCACAGGGCCATGCAGTTAGTGGGCAGCCCCAGAACAATGACTATGATGTAGAGCGTGGGCTGGAAGAACAGGTCCACCTTACTGTCCACATTACAGAACGAGATGTTGCACATTGTCCTGTGTGGAACACTCTGGGTGTGTCTGtggtcggtgtgtgtgtgtgtgcaggtgtgtgatgtgtgttcagCTACTCTCAGCTCTGAGTGTCCCTCTGTAGTTTCACTATAttccagctccagcagtttGACAGTGACATGCCGACTCTGGCGTCCTGCTCGGCTACCACACGGCTGTCCAACCTGTCATTTCGGGGGCATTTCATGGTTCCTCTTTAAACCACTGTCCTTCTCACCCACAGGGCTCGATGTGTCATAATCCTCTCTCACGCTTCAAAGCCAGCCCCCGCGTCCCTCAGCAcggaggaaaagaggagaagaaaggaaggagcGAGGGATAAAATGTGGTGAAATGGAAGCTGCCTTATCGACGCTGTGCCAGGCCTCCTGCGCCTGGACAGGGCCTCATCAATCTTTTAGAGATTAGAGGTCTGCCAGGTCCACTGTGAGAGGGAGAGGCtcaacatcagtgtgtgtgtatgtgggtgtgtgtgggtgtgtctcAAGGCCTTGATGACACACAAAACTCCTCTGGGATGCTCCCACTGAAATACAGGAATGACTTTACAGAGCTTCACCACTCTGGAGCCGACAGGCCGTCCATTTACTCTGGACTCCTGAGCAtctgcaagagagagagagacagagacacagtgttAGATTATGATGCATCGCAAATAAACGTCctacaaaagaaagaaagacagaaaataaataacttttttttgttttctttggtggTTACTTTTATGTTCATGACCTGCTTCAAATAATGAAACTTGTAATACAGTCACATAAATAAGATAAAGAGGACAGGTTATATAACTTTGTGAAATAAGTAAACTACACTCTAACCCAATTAcaattaaaggtgtaatttgtataATATGCTCATTCAAAGGTATCTCTAAAAACAGAGGGGGcatgcacacagcacacagacgtctttgacataagatcaatgctgttgtttcttcacatcctgttgataATGAAGTGTTACATCCGTCCCTCAAGCACAAGCTGCAGTTCCTTATTAACCTTCTCTCTGCCTTATAGCAGCTCCGTCTCTCTGAGTTTGATTTCAATCATGATCCCTGCCACTCTACCTTGGACCCACCCATGACCCACGAACCACTGGAAACCTCTCTGGATCTCCACCTCTCAGCAGTCAGTATGTTTCCATGCACACTTAAGTCGAGCTTCGGTCAGCTTGATTAGGCCATTTAATTGAACTACTGCCATTGTCCCAGTATACAACCTTCATCCGGTTGACCTATTACGTCACATACCAAACAAGTTAACAAGCAGCAAACGGGCTGCACAGCGAACAGTGAAAACATGGATGACTTTTTGGCGCTGTACATTACACGATATATGTTGTATTAATACATTCGTCGTTGTCTTCCTGCTACGGATTTATGCCACGGACAACTTCCGGGTCAGTGCCCGGCGCGTAGACTGTGGTGCATACGCAGAACGCCGAGGCCAGTTCAGGCCGACTAAGGCGTGTACATGAACGTAAATCGACCTCCAACTGCATTATCTGGTTGTGTTAGTCCGACTTTAGTAGACTAACATGTTAACATGGACTTAAAAAGTCCGGTTTTGGTCGGACTAACACAATAGTCCAACTTTTTCTAACATCATGTAAACGTACTGAGTGCTGTTCAGCCTCCTATCAGCTTTTGGCTCCACGTCCTCACCACCCAGTCAtctcctgtttgtttcagtAAAAACCTTCACTGCTTGTCTggctctctcttcttcttctgagaaagagagagagaggctctgAGGCAGACAGCAGGTTAACTCAGACCTCCAGTTTTTTTTAAGGCACTTGGTTTGGTTATTATTGAAATGAATGGAATCCCTCTTGCGGTGAAAACAAACCATTCAAAACTGCCTGGAATGAACACACCCTCAACACATACAGTCCGACCCTTTTTCTTCTAATACATCAAATTCTGCTGCCCCGATGGACTGAGATACAGTGGAAGTAGAAGGAAGaggcacagagaggaagacgtCATGCAGCGAGGacagtgaagcagctgcagtTTATCTGGGCGACATTTGTACAGATACTTTCTAACATCTGCTGTGATAACAGAGAACATGCTGACACACTGTGCAGACACAAAGAGATCCTGCATGGAGTGCAGACAGAGAGTTCAGGATGCGATAAACATTATGTAATCTTTCCTCaatgtacatgtacagtagagaaagacaagagaggcacagaggaagatgagagCTCAGTTTCTCTTTCACTCCTCGACTTCTGCCCCAAACTCAGCCTCTGTTTATACATCTTGGAGCGCCCTGATATTTTTGCATATGGCTGATGTGAGTCCACATATGCTTTCAATCACTTAAAGTGAATGTGTTCTTAAGCACTGTGAACCGCCTTCCTCCAGAGTTTATGTATGTTTCAGCTTCTTGTCATTCCTCTCAGATCAATAGATTTCAGAAATAACTGTGAAGGTTTTCAGCTTGAAGAGCCAACATGGcacattttagtgaaaatatTTATCACAGAAGGTtgaatttgaatgaataaatataatcaGATCAAGTAAGTCCTGCTGACACCCACCAGAGGCTGTTTCTCATCATCTTAAGTGACAAAATATTTCTTGgaatttcactttttcttaCAGAGGGACAGTAGTGTCGGGGTGGAAAATATCCACAGGATCACCAAAATCAACTGAgttcatcctctgtggaccaAGAGTATCCACAGaacatttcatggcaatctagCAGGAGTTATCTTGTTTATAATTGAACCCTCATGCAAATAGACAGAGATCCCCAGTGGAGCAGGACGTGTTCAGtaaatttcatttaaatatgtcCATCGCAATTTTAAtactgaaaacaacaacaatagtgTTGCGTGAGCTCTGAGTACCATGAATGTTTATCACAAATGTGATTGGCAATCCAGCCATTTGATTTCTTGACTACAAAACTGACAATTAGATTCAGGGTAGGGTTCAGATAATAATAGTTCAGGTAGTGTCTGCAACAGAACGGGTTCCTGTGGGAACCACCAATGTGTTTGGAAAATGTTGCACAAGAGGAGAAGTGAGTAAAATAATCAACTGTAGAGATACACGAAagatttcatggaaatctgacACATCAACCCAGTAATGACTCAACCCAGCAGACGCTGGCTGTCGGGAAATAAAGTGAACCCTGTTGACCCTGTTATCAAGGATCTGAGAGAGACTGTGATTGCACTGGGCAGCCCCCACATGGAGGCTTGATGACTATAAAGCAGGGCAGCCTTCATTTCCAGCCTGTCAACATCAGAAAAACGTCCATAtactttcacccaggagactgctgttatTATGACGTGTAAAACCAAAAGTGAACAGTTATTTT
This is a stretch of genomic DNA from Pagrus major chromosome 2, Pma_NU_1.0. It encodes these proteins:
- the gpr4 gene encoding G-protein coupled receptor 4 — its product is MCNISFCNVDSKVDLFFQPTLYIIVIVLGLPTNCMALWAAYMQVRQRNELGVYLINLSVADLLYIITLPLWIDYFLHHDNWIHGQESCKLFGFIFYTNIYVSIAFLCCISLDRYLAVAYPLRFAKVRRIKTAVMVSAMVWIIEIIANSAPLFHDELFQDRFNHTFCFEKYPMQDWVAGMNLYRTFLGFLAPWTAMLVAYRGILAAVRCNVSTERQEKAKIQRLALSLILIVLLCFGPYHILLLVRSVMFLRKPCDCGSEESLFAAYHVSLALTSLNCVADPILYCFVNEGARHDVGRALSALISAACNRGSSASPSHVDILNAGSVTMETPLSAKKQPCVYADGNKTSSYKTELVALKEECLQMSILSVKK